Proteins encoded by one window of Kribbella flavida DSM 17836:
- a CDS encoding PLD nuclease N-terminal domain-containing protein — MVRYLPFLISLVLTVYALFSCIQTRNEDVPYLPKLVWLVLIVFVPFAGPITWLLMARNAGRPQRPVRQASSPARPVAPDDDPDFLASLERFRDPRVGGPAAPENPPPGKPEDKTSEPPAGDSEPAPDEPKDSGKQTPTEPDEGKA; from the coding sequence GTGGTCCGATACCTGCCGTTTCTGATCAGCCTGGTGCTGACCGTCTACGCGCTCTTCTCCTGCATCCAGACGCGGAACGAGGACGTGCCGTACCTGCCCAAGCTGGTGTGGCTCGTCCTGATCGTGTTCGTGCCCTTCGCCGGGCCGATCACCTGGCTGCTGATGGCGCGGAACGCCGGCCGCCCGCAACGCCCGGTCCGCCAGGCGTCGTCCCCGGCGCGCCCGGTCGCGCCCGACGACGACCCGGACTTCCTGGCCTCGCTCGAGCGCTTCCGTGATCCGCGGGTGGGTGGCCCGGCCGCGCCGGAGAATCCACCGCCCGGCAAGCCCGAGGACAAGACCTCGGAGCCGCCGGCCGGCGATTCGGAGCCCGCGCCGGACGAGCCCAAGGACTCCGGCAAGCAGACGCCGACCGAGCCCGACGAGGGCAAGGCCTGA
- a CDS encoding WhiB family transcriptional regulator: MDLWDWQSQAACRDVNPELFFSPESERGVRKRAREMVAKSLCGTCPVQPECRQHALSVGEPYGVWGGTTESERDNVVLAEHRKSA, encoded by the coding sequence ATGGATCTGTGGGACTGGCAGTCGCAAGCCGCTTGCCGCGACGTCAACCCGGAGCTGTTCTTCTCCCCCGAATCGGAGCGTGGCGTTCGCAAACGCGCTCGCGAGATGGTGGCCAAGTCGCTCTGCGGAACCTGCCCGGTCCAGCCCGAGTGCCGCCAGCACGCGCTGTCGGTCGGAGAGCCGTACGGCGTCTGGGGTGGGACCACGGAATCCGAGCGGGACAACGTCGTACTCGCCGAGCACAGGAAGTCCGCCTGA
- a CDS encoding family 78 glycoside hydrolase catalytic domain — MAEPVAPDGWTSGGPLAVAKLTAEYAEEPHGTDEVRPRLAWIATAPGYGATQSAYQVLVASQPELLSPEQADVWDSGQVGSDAVQVAYDGPALAARTRYHWAVRLWDGQGRAGRWSRPSWFETALLDEGFGAARWIGASTEAAPLLRRPFELTGPVRRARLYASGLAYAVLRVNGQQVGDAVLDPGFTNYDRTVLYVTHDVTELLQAGENVLGAELGRGFFGMTTPNVWRWHQAPWTGDPRLLARLVIDHEDGTTTELVSDGSWRVTSGPTVSDSLYAGERYDARLAQPGWDAPGFDDAAWSPAVELTAPQGTLRAQAHEPIRVVEEVAPVAISSPRAGVQVIDFGRTTAGWAKLRVEAPAGSRFTLVYGETLTADGQVEATNRHVDGDRFQQDEYVAAGHEIEQWEPRFSYKGFRYLQVTGDAEAEVVLKVVHSDVRAASRFDSDVEVYSWLEQAMRRTVLNNLHGIPTDTPIFEKNGWTGDAQVGAPTMASLVDLARFFTKWLDDLRDSQLPDGRLPVIVPSAGWGYAELAPATEWSTVYPFLLREMHRWYGDTRVLADHWDAVLRYLDWELERVEDGLSISVLGDWLPPGYPDGPPPEDSRLTATAYLHRAVTAVVEIGELIGETSELERLRKAAAELADGLNREFLDREAGLYRTAADPDYRQTSNAVPLAFGLVPEDQVPRVVANLVADVQARDFHLNTGCLGVGVLLPVLTQYGHADVAAKLAQQRTYPSWGYWLEEGADTLWEMWEADTRSRNHYFHGTVVQWLLESVAGLRNVGNGWQRIVVRPDARTGSTSAALRTDTVRGRVAASWRLVGRVLQLEVQVPVGCVAEVHVPSEAAADVTAVPSPYAGEPTRSDGYTVYTVPSGQWHFTSRTA; from the coding sequence ATGGCCGAACCCGTTGCCCCGGACGGCTGGACCTCCGGCGGACCGCTCGCCGTGGCGAAGCTCACGGCCGAGTACGCCGAGGAACCGCACGGCACCGACGAGGTGCGGCCGCGGCTGGCCTGGATCGCGACCGCGCCCGGGTACGGCGCCACCCAGTCGGCGTACCAGGTGCTCGTCGCCAGCCAGCCGGAGCTGCTGTCGCCCGAGCAGGCCGACGTCTGGGACTCCGGCCAGGTCGGGTCGGACGCCGTTCAGGTCGCGTACGACGGGCCTGCGCTCGCGGCCCGGACGCGCTACCACTGGGCCGTGCGGTTGTGGGACGGGCAAGGCCGGGCCGGCCGGTGGAGCCGGCCGAGCTGGTTCGAGACCGCGCTGCTGGACGAGGGCTTCGGCGCCGCGCGGTGGATCGGCGCGTCGACCGAGGCCGCTCCCCTGCTGCGGCGACCTTTCGAGCTCACCGGTCCGGTCAGGCGGGCGCGGCTCTACGCGAGCGGCCTCGCGTACGCCGTACTGCGGGTCAACGGGCAGCAGGTCGGCGACGCCGTGCTCGATCCGGGCTTCACCAACTACGACCGGACCGTGCTCTACGTGACGCACGACGTGACGGAGCTGCTGCAGGCCGGGGAGAACGTGCTGGGCGCGGAGCTCGGCCGCGGATTCTTCGGCATGACCACGCCGAACGTCTGGCGTTGGCACCAGGCGCCGTGGACGGGTGATCCCCGGCTGCTGGCGCGGCTCGTGATCGACCACGAGGACGGCACGACGACCGAGCTGGTCTCGGACGGGTCGTGGCGGGTGACGAGCGGCCCGACCGTCTCGGACTCCCTGTACGCCGGCGAGAGGTACGACGCCCGGCTCGCGCAGCCCGGGTGGGACGCGCCCGGCTTCGACGACGCCGCGTGGTCGCCGGCCGTCGAGCTGACGGCGCCGCAGGGCACGCTGCGGGCCCAGGCGCACGAGCCGATCCGCGTGGTCGAGGAGGTCGCGCCCGTCGCGATCAGCAGTCCGCGGGCCGGCGTCCAGGTGATCGACTTCGGCCGCACCACGGCCGGCTGGGCGAAGCTGCGCGTCGAAGCCCCGGCCGGGAGCCGCTTCACCCTGGTCTACGGCGAGACCCTGACGGCCGACGGTCAGGTCGAGGCGACCAACCGGCACGTCGATGGAGACCGCTTCCAGCAGGACGAGTACGTTGCCGCCGGCCACGAGATCGAGCAGTGGGAGCCGCGCTTCTCGTACAAGGGTTTCCGCTACCTGCAGGTCACCGGGGACGCCGAGGCCGAGGTGGTGCTGAAGGTCGTGCACTCCGACGTGCGCGCCGCTTCGCGGTTCGATTCCGACGTCGAGGTCTACAGCTGGCTGGAGCAGGCGATGCGCCGGACGGTGCTCAACAACCTGCACGGCATTCCCACCGACACCCCGATCTTCGAGAAGAACGGGTGGACGGGTGACGCCCAGGTCGGCGCACCGACGATGGCCTCGCTGGTCGACCTGGCCCGCTTCTTCACCAAGTGGCTGGACGACCTGCGCGACAGCCAGCTTCCCGACGGCCGGCTGCCGGTGATCGTGCCGTCCGCCGGCTGGGGGTACGCCGAGCTCGCGCCGGCCACCGAGTGGTCGACGGTCTACCCGTTCCTGCTTCGCGAGATGCACCGCTGGTACGGCGACACCCGCGTGCTCGCAGACCACTGGGACGCCGTGCTGCGCTACCTGGACTGGGAGCTGGAGCGGGTCGAGGACGGCCTGTCGATCAGTGTGCTCGGTGACTGGCTGCCACCGGGCTACCCGGACGGCCCGCCGCCGGAGGACTCGCGGCTCACCGCCACGGCGTACCTGCACCGGGCGGTGACGGCCGTGGTCGAGATCGGCGAACTGATCGGCGAGACCAGTGAGCTGGAGCGGCTGCGGAAGGCTGCGGCCGAGCTGGCCGACGGGCTGAACCGCGAGTTCCTCGACCGCGAGGCGGGGCTCTACCGGACCGCCGCCGACCCCGACTACCGGCAGACCTCGAACGCCGTCCCGCTCGCGTTCGGTCTGGTGCCCGAGGACCAGGTCCCCCGCGTCGTCGCCAACTTGGTCGCCGACGTGCAGGCCCGCGACTTCCACCTGAACACCGGTTGCCTGGGCGTCGGTGTCTTGCTGCCGGTGCTGACGCAGTACGGGCACGCGGACGTCGCGGCGAAGCTCGCCCAGCAGCGGACGTACCCGAGCTGGGGCTACTGGCTCGAGGAGGGCGCGGACACGTTGTGGGAGATGTGGGAGGCCGACACCAGGTCGCGCAACCACTACTTCCACGGCACGGTCGTGCAGTGGCTGCTGGAGAGCGTCGCCGGCCTGCGCAACGTCGGCAACGGCTGGCAGCGGATCGTCGTCCGGCCGGACGCCCGCACCGGCAGCACGTCGGCCGCGCTGCGGACCGACACCGTCCGCGGGCGGGTCGCGGCGTCCTGGCGACTGGTCGGACGGGTGCTGCAGCTCGAGGTCCAGGTTCCGGTCGGCTGCGTCGCGGAGGTGCACGTGCCGTCGGAGGCCGCGGCCGACGTCACCGCCGTCCCCAGCCCGTACGCCGGGGAGCCGACCCGGTCCGACGGCTACACCGTCTACACCGTGCCGTCGGGCCAGTGGCACTTCACCAGCCGGACGGCGTGA
- a CDS encoding ABC transporter substrate-binding protein: MSISRFRFARPTRLLAASAAVLSLVAVTAGCSRADRDESSVAATDKGPATELRLGYFPNVTHAAALVGLGNGLFGKELGTTKLVPTKFNAGPEAVGALLGGSLDASFIGSGPAINAYAKSNGEAVRLVAGATSGGAQLVVRPTISKPEDLAGKTVVTPQLGNTQDVSLKKWLAEKNLTGKVKVTNLENAATLDAFQKGDVDAAWLPEPWSSRLVLDAGAKVLLDEAELWPDGKFPTTVLIVRTQFLQEHPESVRQLLAGLVAAIDFSNADKAAAKTVVNDQLKELTGKALKPAVIDRAFGKIEITADPVAAQFPQLAKDQVTAAIAKEAPDVSGFADLGPLNDVLSKAGKPAVDAAGLDKK, encoded by the coding sequence GTGAGCATCAGCCGTTTCCGCTTCGCCCGTCCCACCCGCCTGCTGGCCGCCTCGGCCGCCGTGCTGTCCCTGGTCGCCGTCACGGCCGGCTGCTCGCGCGCCGACCGGGACGAGTCCTCGGTGGCGGCAACCGACAAGGGCCCGGCCACCGAGCTGCGGCTCGGCTACTTCCCCAACGTCACCCACGCGGCCGCCCTGGTCGGGCTCGGCAACGGTCTGTTCGGCAAGGAGCTCGGCACTACCAAGCTGGTGCCGACCAAGTTCAACGCCGGACCCGAGGCGGTCGGCGCGCTGCTCGGCGGCTCGCTCGACGCGTCGTTCATCGGGTCCGGCCCGGCCATCAACGCCTACGCCAAGTCCAACGGCGAAGCGGTCCGCCTGGTCGCCGGAGCGACCTCCGGCGGCGCCCAGCTGGTGGTCCGGCCGACCATCAGCAAGCCTGAGGACCTGGCCGGCAAGACCGTCGTCACCCCGCAGCTCGGCAACACCCAGGACGTGTCGCTGAAGAAGTGGCTGGCCGAGAAGAACCTGACCGGCAAGGTCAAAGTGACCAACCTGGAGAACGCGGCCACCCTGGACGCGTTCCAGAAGGGCGACGTGGACGCCGCCTGGCTGCCCGAGCCCTGGTCGTCCCGGCTGGTCCTGGACGCCGGCGCCAAGGTCCTGCTGGACGAGGCCGAGCTGTGGCCGGACGGCAAGTTCCCGACCACGGTGCTGATCGTCCGCACCCAGTTCCTGCAGGAGCACCCGGAGAGCGTCCGGCAGCTGCTGGCCGGCCTGGTCGCGGCGATCGACTTCAGCAACGCCGACAAGGCCGCGGCCAAGACCGTGGTGAACGACCAGCTCAAGGAGCTCACCGGCAAGGCGCTGAAGCCGGCGGTGATCGACCGGGCCTTCGGCAAGATCGAGATCACCGCCGACCCGGTGGCCGCGCAGTTCCCGCAGCTGGCCAAGGACCAGGTCACCGCGGCGATCGCCAAGGAGGCGCCGGACGTCTCCGGCTTCGCCGACCTCGGCCCGCTCAACGACGTCCTGAGCAAGGCAGGCAAGCCGGCCGTCGACGCCGCCGGCCTGGACAAGAAGTAA
- the trmB gene encoding tRNA (guanosine(46)-N7)-methyltransferase TrmB: METVDQVRQPGVFSHVRRSVRMTVGQQRVWETRWPELGRKLAELPPGELDLAAWFGRSAPVVLEIGSGMGEATAQLAQAAPEVNHLAAEVYPAGLGQLMLAVEKHELTNVRLLHGDALDFLRDHVTPGSLDGVRIFFPDPWQKKRHHKRRLVTGPFVGLVASRLRPGGTLHLATDWADYADQMLAVCSAEPLLTNQYERWAPRPSWRPLTKFESRAHAEGRDCRDLLFTRA, encoded by the coding sequence GTGGAAACGGTGGATCAGGTGCGGCAGCCGGGCGTGTTCAGCCACGTCCGCCGCAGCGTGCGGATGACGGTCGGGCAGCAGCGGGTCTGGGAGACACGCTGGCCCGAGCTCGGCCGCAAGCTGGCGGAGCTGCCGCCCGGTGAGCTCGACCTGGCCGCCTGGTTCGGCCGATCGGCGCCGGTGGTGCTGGAGATCGGCTCGGGCATGGGAGAGGCGACCGCGCAGCTCGCGCAGGCTGCGCCGGAGGTCAACCACCTGGCCGCGGAGGTCTACCCGGCCGGGCTCGGGCAGCTGATGCTCGCGGTCGAGAAGCACGAGCTGACCAACGTGCGGCTGCTGCACGGCGACGCGCTCGACTTCCTGCGCGACCACGTCACGCCGGGTTCGCTGGACGGCGTCCGGATCTTCTTCCCGGACCCGTGGCAGAAGAAGCGGCACCACAAGCGGCGTCTGGTGACCGGCCCGTTCGTCGGTCTGGTCGCCTCGCGCCTGCGCCCGGGCGGGACGTTGCACCTGGCCACCGACTGGGCCGACTACGCCGACCAGATGCTCGCCGTCTGCTCGGCCGAGCCGCTGCTCACCAACCAGTACGAGCGATGGGCGCCGCGGCCTTCGTGGCGACCGCTGACGAAGTTCGAGTCGCGGGCACACGCCGAGGGCCGCGACTGCCGCGACCTGCTGTTCACCAGGGCCTGA
- a CDS encoding bifunctional [glutamine synthetase] adenylyltransferase/[glutamine synthetase]-adenylyl-L-tyrosine phosphorylase — protein sequence MAESRKVSSEGQLVRRGFADPRRAAKMLDQLDALDAHTPMATDQLITSLSESADPDLALLGLLGLVEALDQHEFDLPAFARTLDMDGDFRRRLCGVLGASEALGRHLSVHPRHWYDLADPALAGTNPGPDDVAARLATAFDAENPVDALRVEYRRLLLRLAARDLAEGLPVDEVATVLADLAGGALETALRIARDDYFGQHPEAADCRLAVIAMGKCGGRELNYVSDVDVLFVAEPLENEPEAPALKTATQLAAAVMRICSAHTPEGTLWPVDAALRPEGKSGPLVRTLDSHLAYYQRWAKTWEFQALLKARPVAGDAQLGQAYVEQTGRLVWSAADREGFVDDVQAMRRRVVDHIPAADADRQLKLGPGGLRDVEFAVQLLQLVHGRSDDKVRSGTTLVALEQLTTSGYVGRTDGATLADAYRFLRSMEHRIQLYRLRRTHQVPEQEDDLRRLGRSLGFTKNPVADLTAAWKKHALEVRRLHEKLFYRPLLAAVARIPGEEVRLTPEAAKQRLTALGYADPASALRHIEALSEGVSRRSSIQRALLPAMLGWFAESPDPDAGLLAFRTISDSLGSTPWYLRQLRDEGASAERLAHLLASGRYAVDLLQRAPEATAMLADERELVPRGLEALQAEMSAAARRQEQPEAAVAAIRAARRRELFRVAAADLSSLLDVEAVGEALTTISVATLTSALEVARRTVAKGGEQPTRMAIVAMGRFGGHELSYGSDADVMFVHDPVPGASEKAATDFATQAATELRRLLALPGADPAVAVDADLRPEGRQGPLVRTLSSYAAYYARWSAVWEAQALLRADPLCGDAELCGAFRDLIDPLRYPAGGVAERDVTEIRRIKARVDAERLPRGADPATHTKLGRGGLADIEWTVQLLQLREAHRVEGLRTTRTLGALRAAVDAGLVERREADVLRDAWQLATRIRNAIMLVRARPGDSLPRNPRDLAAVAQICGFPAGETSRFSDEYLRRTRRARNVVDHLFWGD from the coding sequence GTGGCGGAGTCGCGGAAGGTGTCGAGCGAGGGGCAGCTGGTCCGGCGGGGATTCGCGGACCCGCGGCGGGCGGCGAAGATGCTCGACCAGCTGGACGCCCTGGACGCGCACACGCCGATGGCGACCGACCAGCTGATCACCTCGCTGTCCGAGTCCGCCGACCCGGACCTCGCCCTGCTCGGCCTGCTCGGGCTGGTCGAGGCGCTGGACCAGCACGAGTTCGACCTGCCGGCGTTCGCCCGGACGCTGGACATGGACGGCGACTTCCGCCGCCGGTTGTGCGGCGTACTGGGGGCCAGTGAGGCATTGGGGCGGCACCTGAGCGTGCACCCGCGGCACTGGTACGACCTGGCCGACCCCGCGCTGGCCGGGACCAACCCGGGCCCGGACGACGTGGCAGCCAGGCTGGCCACCGCTTTCGACGCGGAGAACCCGGTCGACGCGCTGCGGGTCGAGTACCGCCGGCTCCTGCTCCGGCTCGCCGCCCGGGACCTGGCCGAAGGCCTGCCGGTGGACGAGGTGGCGACCGTGCTGGCCGACCTGGCCGGTGGCGCGCTGGAGACGGCGCTGCGGATCGCCCGCGACGACTACTTCGGTCAGCACCCGGAGGCCGCCGACTGCCGGCTCGCGGTGATTGCCATGGGCAAGTGCGGCGGCCGCGAACTGAACTACGTCAGTGACGTCGACGTGCTGTTCGTCGCCGAGCCGCTGGAGAACGAGCCCGAAGCGCCCGCGCTGAAGACCGCCACCCAGCTGGCAGCCGCGGTGATGAGGATCTGCTCGGCCCACACCCCCGAGGGCACGCTCTGGCCGGTCGACGCCGCGCTGCGTCCGGAGGGCAAGTCCGGCCCGCTCGTCCGCACCCTCGACAGTCATCTGGCGTACTACCAGCGCTGGGCGAAGACCTGGGAGTTCCAGGCGCTGCTCAAGGCCCGGCCGGTCGCGGGCGATGCCCAGCTCGGTCAGGCGTACGTCGAGCAGACCGGCCGGCTGGTCTGGTCGGCCGCCGACCGCGAAGGCTTCGTCGACGACGTCCAGGCGATGCGCCGCCGGGTGGTCGACCACATTCCGGCGGCCGACGCGGACCGCCAGCTGAAGCTCGGGCCAGGCGGCTTGCGGGACGTGGAGTTCGCCGTCCAGCTGCTGCAGCTCGTGCACGGCCGCAGCGACGACAAGGTGCGCAGCGGGACGACGCTGGTCGCGCTGGAGCAGCTGACCACCTCGGGCTACGTGGGCCGGACCGACGGGGCGACCCTGGCGGACGCGTACCGGTTCCTCCGATCGATGGAGCACCGGATCCAGCTGTACCGGCTCCGGCGTACGCACCAGGTGCCCGAGCAGGAGGACGACCTGCGCCGGCTCGGCCGGTCGCTCGGCTTCACCAAGAACCCGGTGGCCGACCTGACCGCGGCGTGGAAGAAGCACGCGCTCGAGGTCCGGCGGCTGCACGAGAAGCTGTTCTACCGGCCGCTGCTGGCCGCGGTCGCCCGGATCCCGGGCGAGGAGGTGCGGCTCACCCCGGAGGCGGCGAAGCAACGGCTCACCGCGCTCGGGTACGCCGATCCGGCGTCGGCGCTGCGGCACATCGAGGCCCTGTCCGAGGGAGTGTCGCGGCGGTCGTCGATCCAGCGCGCGCTGCTGCCGGCGATGCTCGGCTGGTTCGCCGAGTCGCCCGACCCGGACGCGGGACTGCTCGCCTTCCGGACCATCTCCGACTCGCTCGGCTCCACCCCGTGGTACCTGCGCCAGCTCCGCGACGAAGGCGCCTCCGCCGAGCGGCTCGCCCACCTGCTCGCCAGCGGCCGGTACGCCGTCGACCTGCTGCAGCGCGCACCCGAGGCGACGGCGATGCTGGCCGACGAGCGCGAGCTCGTGCCGCGCGGCCTGGAGGCGCTGCAGGCGGAGATGTCCGCGGCGGCCCGCCGGCAGGAGCAGCCCGAAGCCGCGGTCGCGGCGATCCGGGCGGCCCGCCGGCGTGAGCTGTTCCGGGTCGCGGCCGCGGACCTGTCGTCGCTGCTCGACGTCGAGGCGGTCGGCGAGGCGCTGACCACGATCTCGGTCGCGACGCTGACCAGTGCGCTCGAGGTGGCCCGGCGCACGGTCGCGAAGGGCGGCGAGCAGCCGACCCGGATGGCGATCGTGGCGATGGGCCGGTTCGGCGGCCACGAGCTGAGCTACGGCAGCGACGCGGACGTGATGTTCGTGCACGACCCGGTGCCGGGCGCGTCGGAGAAGGCCGCCACCGACTTCGCCACCCAGGCCGCGACCGAGCTGCGGCGGCTGCTCGCCCTGCCCGGCGCGGACCCGGCCGTTGCCGTCGACGCCGATCTGCGGCCCGAGGGCCGGCAGGGGCCGCTGGTCCGCACGCTCTCGTCGTACGCCGCGTACTACGCGCGCTGGTCGGCGGTGTGGGAGGCGCAGGCGTTGCTCCGCGCCGATCCGCTGTGCGGTGATGCCGAGCTGTGCGGCGCGTTCCGGGACCTGATCGACCCACTGCGCTACCCGGCCGGCGGCGTCGCCGAGCGGGACGTGACGGAGATCCGCCGGATCAAGGCGCGGGTCGACGCCGAGCGACTGCCGCGCGGGGCCGACCCGGCGACGCACACCAAGCTCGGCCGCGGCGGCCTGGCCGACATCGAGTGGACCGTGCAGCTGCTGCAGCTGCGGGAGGCGCACCGGGTGGAGGGACTGCGGACCACCCGTACCCTCGGGGCGCTGCGGGCGGCCGTCGATGCCGGACTGGTCGAGCGCCGAGAGGCCGACGTCCTGCGGGACGCGTGGCAACTGGCGACCCGGATTCGGAACGCGATCATGTTGGTGAGGGCCCGGCCGGGCGACTCGCTGCCGCGCAACCCCCGGGACCTGGCCGCGGTGGCGCAGATCTGCGGCTTCCCGGCGGGGGAGACGAGCCGCTTCTCCGACGAGTACCTGCGCCGGACCCGCCGCGCCCGCAATGTCGTGGACCACCTCTTCTGGGGCGACTAG
- a CDS encoding ABC transporter ATP-binding protein: MTATIEDRQTMSTGVQPVRFHQVGKAFGQGPKAVVALDQVDLEVAAGEFVCLLGASGCGKTTLLNLVAGLDRPSSGRIEVNSSRPAVVFQEAALMPWLTAAGNVELPLRMAGVPKAQRRAKAAELLELVRLKGLGDKRPHELSGGMRQRVALARALASTTDHTGTGAGKPSLLLMDEPFSALDAITRDVLQGELLRIWRATGTAILFVTHDVREAVRLGQRVVLLSSRPGRVVREWDVDGLTGTPEATAVDEINGALREVISRHAAA, translated from the coding sequence ATGACCGCGACGATCGAGGACCGGCAGACCATGAGTACCGGCGTGCAGCCGGTGCGGTTCCACCAGGTGGGCAAGGCGTTCGGCCAGGGCCCGAAGGCCGTGGTCGCGCTGGACCAGGTGGACCTCGAGGTGGCGGCCGGTGAGTTCGTCTGCCTGCTCGGCGCGTCCGGCTGCGGCAAGACCACGCTGCTCAACCTGGTCGCTGGGCTGGACCGGCCCAGCAGCGGGCGGATCGAGGTCAACTCGTCCCGTCCGGCGGTGGTGTTCCAGGAGGCCGCGCTGATGCCGTGGCTGACGGCCGCCGGCAACGTCGAGCTGCCGCTGCGGATGGCCGGCGTACCGAAGGCGCAGCGCCGGGCCAAGGCGGCCGAGCTGCTGGAGCTGGTGCGACTGAAGGGGCTGGGCGACAAGCGGCCGCACGAGCTGTCGGGCGGGATGCGCCAGCGGGTCGCGCTCGCCCGTGCGCTCGCGTCCACCACCGACCACACCGGGACGGGCGCGGGCAAGCCGTCGCTGCTGCTGATGGACGAGCCGTTCTCCGCGCTCGACGCGATCACGCGGGACGTGCTGCAGGGTGAGCTGCTGCGGATCTGGCGGGCCACCGGCACCGCGATCCTGTTCGTCACCCACGACGTCCGCGAGGCGGTCCGGCTCGGGCAGCGCGTCGTCCTGCTGTCGTCCCGGCCGGGCCGGGTGGTGCGGGAGTGGGACGTCGACGGCCTCACCGGTACGCCGGAGGCGACGGCGGTCGACGAGATCAACGGTGCGCTGCGCGAGGTGATCAGTCGTCATGCCGCAGCCTGA
- a CDS encoding SigE family RNA polymerase sigma factor: MTELPGDSAADFTEFVVRRYGALLGTAYGLTRDRGQAEDLVQTSLAKCWGNWDAIRAEDPLAYVRKVMVNTYRAWWRVKKGKQEYPTEHLPIRPALVDHYARIERDEVLVAALGRLPGRMRMVVVLRYLGELSEAETAEAVGCAVGTIKSQTSRALARLRVDPTLHEYRCSA; this comes from the coding sequence ATGACGGAGCTGCCGGGGGACAGCGCCGCGGACTTCACCGAGTTCGTGGTGCGGCGGTACGGCGCGTTGCTGGGCACCGCCTACGGACTGACGCGGGACCGTGGCCAGGCCGAGGACCTGGTCCAGACCTCTCTGGCCAAGTGCTGGGGGAACTGGGACGCCATCCGCGCCGAGGACCCGCTCGCCTACGTCCGGAAGGTGATGGTGAACACCTACCGGGCCTGGTGGCGGGTCAAGAAGGGCAAGCAGGAGTACCCGACCGAGCACCTGCCGATCCGGCCGGCGCTCGTCGACCACTACGCCAGGATCGAGCGCGACGAGGTCCTGGTCGCGGCGCTCGGTCGATTGCCCGGCCGGATGCGGATGGTCGTCGTGCTGCGGTATTTGGGGGAGCTGAGCGAGGCCGAGACCGCCGAGGCCGTCGGCTGCGCAGTCGGCACGATCAAGAGCCAGACCAGCCGGGCACTCGCGCGGCTACGCGTCGACCCGACCTTGCACGAGTACCGCTGCAGTGCCTGA
- a CDS encoding putative leader peptide — protein MQVTANRPADALTRRRHVDLLRVASATC, from the coding sequence ATGCAGGTCACCGCCAACCGGCCAGCCGACGCGCTCACCCGCCGTCGGCACGTCGACCTGCTCCGCGTCGCCTCCGCGACCTGTTGA
- a CDS encoding ABC transporter permease codes for MPQPERTGLQDRPEQQYAGSVEAGLDALDTPVTDHQNGLGRRIAGRVLPPVGAIVLLIAVWQALWAAAFWPEFKLPAPADVWAQIWQLVSTGEILSLFWVSVHRAVIGFAISLLIAVPLGLAIANITVVRRGIGPLVSGLQSLPSVAWVPAAILWFGLNDRAIYWVVLLGAVPSIANGLVSGLDQVPPILPRVGKALGAGRWGGIRYILLPAALPGFLGGLKQGWAFSWRSLMAAELIATSPDLGEGLGQFLHNGMSLSDISMVFAGILLIFVVGVGIELLVFRPLENSVLRARGLTRAT; via the coding sequence ATGCCGCAGCCTGAACGCACCGGTCTGCAGGACCGGCCCGAGCAGCAGTACGCCGGCTCGGTGGAGGCCGGGCTGGACGCGCTGGACACCCCGGTCACCGACCACCAGAACGGCCTGGGCCGCCGGATCGCCGGGCGGGTGCTGCCGCCGGTCGGTGCGATCGTGCTGCTGATCGCCGTCTGGCAGGCGCTGTGGGCGGCCGCGTTCTGGCCCGAGTTCAAGCTGCCGGCGCCCGCCGACGTGTGGGCGCAGATCTGGCAGCTGGTCAGCACCGGCGAGATCCTGTCGCTGTTCTGGGTCTCAGTGCACCGCGCGGTGATCGGGTTCGCGATCTCGCTGCTCATCGCGGTGCCGCTGGGGCTGGCGATCGCGAACATCACCGTCGTACGCCGGGGCATCGGTCCGCTGGTGTCCGGCCTGCAGAGCCTGCCTTCGGTGGCGTGGGTGCCGGCCGCGATCCTGTGGTTCGGGCTGAACGACCGGGCCATCTACTGGGTCGTGCTGCTCGGAGCCGTGCCGTCGATCGCCAACGGCCTGGTCTCCGGTCTGGACCAGGTGCCGCCGATCCTGCCGCGGGTCGGCAAGGCGCTCGGTGCCGGGCGCTGGGGCGGGATCCGCTACATCCTGCTGCCGGCCGCGCTGCCGGGCTTTCTCGGCGGACTCAAGCAGGGCTGGGCGTTCTCCTGGCGGTCGCTGATGGCGGCGGAGCTGATCGCGACCTCACCGGACCTGGGTGAAGGGCTCGGTCAGTTCCTGCACAACGGCATGTCGCTGTCGGACATCTCGATGGTGTTCGCCGGCATCCTGCTGATCTTCGTGGTCGGCGTCGGCATCGAACTGCTGGTCTTCCGCCCACTGGAGAACTCGGTCCTGCGCGCCCGCGGTCTCACCCGCGCGACCTGA